In Chloracidobacterium sp., the following proteins share a genomic window:
- a CDS encoding nucleoside deaminase, with translation MPDIDESWMWRAIGMAREAEKIGEVPVGAVLVGPDGKILAAAGNRTIKDIDPTGHAEIRALRIAATRVGNYRLIGTTMYATVEPCAMCAGALVNARVARLVFGAPDERFGAVRSIFQVCDNEKLNHRLAVEGGVLEENCRRLMQDFFKARRK, from the coding sequence ATGCCTGATATTGATGAAAGCTGGATGTGGCGGGCCATCGGCATGGCCCGCGAGGCGGAAAAGATCGGTGAAGTGCCGGTCGGTGCGGTGCTCGTCGGCCCGGACGGCAAGATACTCGCCGCCGCTGGCAACCGAACCATCAAAGACATCGACCCGACCGGCCACGCTGAGATACGAGCGCTGCGTATCGCGGCGACACGTGTAGGCAATTATCGCCTGATCGGGACGACGATGTATGCCACAGTCGAGCCGTGTGCAATGTGCGCCGGTGCCCTGGTCAATGCTCGCGTCGCGAGGTTGGTCTTTGGTGCCCCCGACGAGCGGTTTGGCGCCGTCCGCAGTATCTTTCAGGTCTGTGACAACGAGAAGCTCAACCACAGGCTCGCTGTCGAGGGAGGCGTTCTTGAGGAAAACTGCCGACGCCTCATGCAGGATTTCTTCAAGGCGCGGCGCAAGTAG
- a CDS encoding DUF2270 domain-containing protein produces MNDEVRTEPKGVDADIHITSVPQSFRAFAEEVQKRHQKPRTTAVSISQKLQPAEFNTAMVHFYRGEVQRSNVWRNRLDATTNWAVITAGATLSFVFSSPDNPHFAIPINSILVSIFLFMEARRYRYYEVWANRVRVLETGYFGPMLSHRALPPDKEWAEHLSADLLAPHFTISTWEAVGRRLRANYLWIFVLLALSWTLKIYIHPSPIPTTTEADRRIFWEIIFQRATVGLAPGWLVVMAGALFNLLVVFVAFSTMKLKDASSEVLPLESFEWHPLKSVSDWAGSNLKRRNTIRRSKKARQRMRSVHKTEP; encoded by the coding sequence ATGAACGACGAGGTTCGAACCGAACCCAAAGGCGTCGATGCGGACATTCACATCACGAGTGTGCCGCAGTCGTTTCGCGCCTTTGCTGAAGAGGTCCAGAAACGCCACCAGAAGCCACGCACAACGGCGGTATCTATCTCGCAAAAGCTGCAGCCCGCGGAATTTAATACCGCGATGGTGCATTTCTATCGCGGCGAGGTCCAGAGATCAAATGTCTGGCGAAATCGGCTGGATGCGACAACGAATTGGGCCGTTATCACGGCCGGTGCGACGCTGTCGTTCGTCTTTAGCTCGCCAGACAATCCACATTTTGCGATCCCGATAAACTCGATACTTGTATCGATCTTTCTTTTTATGGAGGCCCGCCGGTATCGCTATTACGAGGTCTGGGCCAATCGCGTGAGAGTGCTTGAAACGGGTTATTTTGGGCCGATGCTCTCGCACCGCGCGTTACCGCCCGACAAGGAGTGGGCCGAGCATCTGTCGGCAGACCTGCTGGCACCGCATTTTACGATAAGCACGTGGGAAGCGGTCGGCCGGCGTCTGAGGGCAAATTATCTGTGGATATTTGTCTTGCTGGCCCTATCATGGACGCTTAAGATCTATATTCATCCCTCACCGATACCAACCACGACCGAGGCTGACCGCAGGATATTTTGGGAGATCATCTTTCAGCGTGCGACGGTTGGCCTGGCTCCGGGCTGGTTGGTGGTAATGGCCGGTGCCTTGTTCAACCTGCTCGTCGTTTTCGTTGCCTTTAGCACAATGAAACTCAAGGATGCATCGAGCGAGGTCTTGCCTCTCGAGAGCTTTGAGTGGCACCCACTCAAGAGTGTTTCGGATTGGGCAGGCAGCAATTTGAAGCGCCGCAATACGATCCGCCGCTCAAAGAAGGCGCGGCAGCGAATGCGCTCCGTTCATAAGACCGAACCCTGA
- a CDS encoding M24 family metallopeptidase: MLACLALAGSSLAQSEQAARVGEIQAALQKTDLAGWLFYDFRGSDPLAPRILRTERLGGSRRWFYYIPRQGEPVKVVHAIEPGQLDSLPGKKLIYREWQLLRDQIRNAIAGGGRSVKGKRIAMQYSPNNDIPYISRVDAGTIEMARSLGVSIETSADLVQQFEAVWTPEQLSMHTEACIKLQKVIIDGFAELKRRVNANIPTTEIDLQQFMMKRLGDEGLQPSPMIVAVNANAASPHYFPTKNRNAPITKGDLVLIDATSKLTKPKAPAVDLTWVGYVGESVPEEYVKIWEIVRDARNAAFKFVQDAFRAGRSIRGAEVDDVARGVIKRAGYAEQFLHRTGHSIGEDGHGNGANIDNLETRDTRRLIPRTAFSIEPGIYLAGKFGIRSEIDVYVSENDAIITAPHQTEIIAILK, translated from the coding sequence ATGCTCGCCTGCCTCGCCCTTGCGGGCAGCAGCCTGGCACAGTCGGAGCAGGCGGCCCGCGTGGGTGAGATTCAGGCGGCCTTGCAAAAGACAGATCTTGCCGGCTGGTTGTTCTACGATTTCCGGGGCAGTGATCCGCTGGCACCGAGAATACTTAGAACAGAGCGCCTCGGCGGATCGCGCCGTTGGTTCTACTACATTCCACGTCAGGGAGAGCCGGTCAAGGTCGTCCACGCAATCGAGCCGGGACAACTAGATTCGCTTCCGGGCAAGAAGCTGATCTATCGCGAATGGCAGTTGCTGCGCGACCAGATACGAAACGCGATCGCGGGCGGCGGCAGGTCCGTTAAGGGCAAGCGTATCGCGATGCAGTATTCTCCGAATAACGATATTCCCTATATCTCTCGCGTCGATGCGGGAACGATCGAGATGGCTCGCTCGCTTGGGGTCTCAATCGAAACAAGTGCGGACCTCGTGCAGCAATTTGAGGCCGTCTGGACGCCGGAACAGCTCTCGATGCATACGGAGGCATGCATCAAGCTTCAAAAGGTCATTATCGATGGGTTTGCCGAACTAAAACGCCGCGTCAATGCGAATATCCCGACCACCGAGATCGACCTGCAGCAGTTTATGATGAAACGGCTCGGCGACGAGGGACTGCAGCCTTCGCCCATGATCGTTGCCGTAAATGCAAACGCCGCGTCTCCACACTATTTTCCGACAAAGAACAGGAATGCTCCGATAACGAAAGGCGACCTTGTCCTGATCGATGCAACCTCAAAACTCACGAAGCCAAAAGCTCCCGCAGTTGACCTGACGTGGGTCGGATATGTCGGCGAATCCGTGCCTGAGGAATACGTCAAGATCTGGGAAATCGTCCGGGATGCAAGAAATGCGGCATTTAAGTTCGTCCAGGATGCGTTTCGCGCCGGCCGCTCGATACGAGGTGCCGAGGTCGATGATGTTGCTCGCGGCGTAATAAAGAGAGCCGGGTACGCCGAGCAATTCCTTCACCGGACGGGCCACTCGATCGGCGAGGACGGACACGGAAACGGGGCTAATATCGACAATCTGGAGACACGCGACACCCGCCGCCTGATCCCACGAACAGCGTTTTCGATCGAGCCGGGCATCTATCTCGCGGGCAAGTTCGGTATCCGTTCTGAGATCGACGTTTATGTTAGCGAAAACGACGCGATCATCACCGCTCCGCACCAGACCGAGATCATAGCGATCCTTAAATAG
- the gpmA gene encoding 2,3-diphosphoglycerate-dependent phosphoglycerate mutase has translation MHKLVLIRHGESQWNKENRFTGWKDVDLSDKGKEEAAAAGRLLEAEGFTFDEAYTSVLKRAIRTLWIVLDRMDLMWVPQTKSWLLNERHYGGLQGLDKAETAAKYGEEQVKIWRRSYDIPPPQLDENDERYLGNDPRYVDVRPFPATECLKDTVARVVPYWQNEIAPKIASGRRLIIAAHGNSLRALVKHLDGIPDDEIVNLNIPTGVPLVYELDSDLRPIRNYYLGNADAIKAAQDAVANQGKAR, from the coding sequence ATGCACAAACTCGTTCTCATCCGTCACGGCGAGAGCCAATGGAACAAGGAAAACCGGTTTACGGGCTGGAAGGACGTTGACCTGTCGGACAAAGGCAAGGAAGAGGCGGCGGCGGCCGGAAGGCTGCTCGAGGCAGAGGGCTTCACATTTGACGAGGCGTATACATCGGTGCTCAAGCGGGCGATACGCACGCTCTGGATCGTTCTTGACCGGATGGACCTTATGTGGGTGCCGCAGACAAAATCCTGGCTGCTGAATGAGCGTCATTATGGCGGTTTGCAAGGATTGGACAAGGCAGAGACGGCCGCAAAATATGGCGAAGAACAGGTCAAGATATGGCGTCGAAGCTACGACATTCCGCCGCCCCAATTGGACGAGAACGATGAACGATATTTGGGCAATGATCCGCGATATGTCGATGTTAGGCCGTTCCCCGCGACCGAATGCCTGAAGGACACGGTTGCTCGTGTTGTTCCTTACTGGCAGAACGAGATCGCACCGAAGATCGCCTCCGGCAGACGGCTGATCATCGCCGCCCACGGCAACAGCCTGCGGGCTTTGGTCAAGCACCTCGACGGCATCCCGGACGATGAGATAGTAAACCTCAACATCCCGACCGGCGTTCCACTTGTTTATGAACTCGACAGCGACCTGCGACCGATCCGCAACTACTACCTCGGCAACGCCGACGCCATAAAGGCCGCTCAGGACGCGGTCGCGAATCAGGGCAAGGCTCGATAG
- a CDS encoding acetyl-CoA carboxylase carboxyltransferase subunit beta — protein sequence MSWFRRDKPKIDSDSADEQTVRTEGIFVKCPDCESALYGRELTESHEVCTHCGYHFRWSAKERLKDLFDDGRYEELDKDVTSGNPLEFFDSKPYKDRIEQAKEVSGLPEAIISGKGMVGGHLVFAGAMDMSFIGGSMGSAVGEKITRLIEYALDQKGAVVVFSASGGARMQEGTLSLMQMGKISAALSRLHEARLPFISVLTDPTTGGVTASFAMLGDVNIAEPKALIGFAGPRVIEQTIRQKLPKGFQRSEFLLEHGMLDMVVDRREMRDTICRVLDFMMNPTVSVART from the coding sequence ATGTCATGGTTTCGCAGAGACAAACCAAAGATCGATTCTGACTCCGCCGACGAGCAAACTGTAAGGACGGAAGGCATCTTTGTAAAATGTCCTGACTGCGAGAGTGCTCTATATGGCCGTGAACTGACGGAATCGCACGAGGTTTGCACGCATTGCGGATATCACTTTCGCTGGTCGGCCAAGGAACGGCTCAAAGACCTGTTTGATGACGGGCGATACGAGGAATTGGACAAAGATGTCACCTCGGGCAATCCCCTGGAATTCTTTGACTCCAAGCCTTACAAAGACCGCATCGAACAGGCAAAAGAGGTCTCCGGCTTGCCCGAGGCGATCATCTCGGGCAAGGGCATGGTCGGTGGGCATTTGGTTTTCGCCGGTGCGATGGATATGTCGTTCATCGGCGGTTCGATGGGCTCGGCGGTGGGCGAAAAGATCACACGGCTGATCGAATACGCACTCGACCAAAAAGGTGCGGTCGTAGTCTTCTCAGCCTCCGGCGGTGCGCGTATGCAGGAAGGCACGCTTTCGCTGATGCAGATGGGCAAGATATCAGCCGCTCTATCGCGATTGCACGAGGCTCGGCTACCCTTTATCTCGGTGTTGACCGACCCAACGACGGGCGGCGTCACGGCCAGCTTTGCAATGCTCGGTGACGTGAATATCGCTGAGCCCAAAGCCCTGATCGGCTTCGCCGGCCCTCGCGTGATCGAGCAAACCATTCGCCAGAAGCTGCCGAAAGGCTTTCAACGCAGCGAATTCCTGCTCGAACACGGTATGCTCGACATGGTCGTCGACCGCCGCGAAATGCGAGACACGATCTGTCGCGTGCTCGATTTCATGATGAACCCCACCGTGTCAGTAGCCCGCACGTAG
- a CDS encoding VCBS repeat-containing protein codes for MTKAIRLFLLLGFLSAPAAAAVRTWDGGGVDANWGTAANWTTDVAPVAGDDLVFPATSAQFATNCNIGFLTTFNTITVEGGAYTFGGNPIRLSNGINATGGTPTFNLAITLAGPQTITTGTGVTLTMVILSIGSFPLTVDGPGITGIGLLSGSGVITKNGLGAAAIVAAAGYSGGLIHNNGIFVVDANIPNSTVNINSTAPSGTAISGFGGTGTVGHTNVNSGVLSAGTLTSPTGILNINNGLTFSPDGSYICKISGTSPGAGGHDQLNVTGSVTLNNARLGPLPLNAFRPAVNDTFVILRNDGTDAINGTFLGIPEGSVFSGPLNTAFQITYLGGDGNDISIKRVARAPFDMDGDGMTDISVFRPSTGTWYATLSSNSLVTTNPFGQANDKIAPADFDGDNKTDIAVFRPSNGHWYILRSSDQTFTISQWGANGDLPVPNDFDGDGRADLGVFRPSNGTWYQMRSLLSDVYQEQFGQDGDVPLMGDFDGDGIGDISIFRGGVWYVSRSSDGEYSITQWGLATDRPVAADYDGDGASDLAVYRDGYWYILGSTQGFVAYNFGLATDRPVPGDYDGDGRADVAVYRDGAWYLLRSTAGFASSFFGNATDRPVPAAFN; via the coding sequence ATGACGAAAGCGATAAGGCTATTTTTGTTGTTGGGATTCCTTTCAGCCCCGGCTGCGGCGGCGGTCCGGACGTGGGACGGCGGCGGCGTGGATGCGAATTGGGGAACGGCTGCGAACTGGACAACCGATGTCGCTCCTGTCGCAGGCGATGATCTCGTGTTTCCGGCGACGTCGGCCCAGTTTGCGACAAACTGCAACATAGGTTTTCTCACAACATTTAATACGATCACGGTCGAGGGCGGAGCATACACATTTGGCGGCAATCCGATACGTCTGTCGAACGGCATTAACGCTACCGGCGGCACGCCGACATTTAATCTTGCGATCACGCTTGCCGGCCCGCAGACGATCACAACCGGGACCGGAGTCACGCTGACCATGGTGATCCTGTCGATCGGAAGTTTCCCGTTGACCGTTGACGGACCGGGAATCACGGGCATCGGTCTGCTTTCCGGCTCGGGCGTTATCACCAAGAATGGCCTCGGGGCTGCGGCGATCGTTGCGGCGGCGGGCTATTCGGGCGGTTTGATCCACAACAACGGGATCTTTGTCGTCGATGCGAATATTCCAAATAGCACCGTCAACATCAACAGTACAGCACCTAGCGGGACTGCTATCAGCGGTTTTGGCGGGACGGGCACAGTCGGTCATACAAATGTCAATTCAGGAGTGCTCAGCGCCGGGACGCTCACATCACCGACCGGAATTCTGAACATAAATAACGGCCTTACCTTCTCTCCGGATGGCAGCTATATCTGCAAGATCTCGGGGACCTCGCCTGGCGCCGGCGGGCATGACCAACTAAATGTCACCGGCTCGGTGACCCTAAATAATGCTCGTCTTGGACCATTGCCGCTAAATGCTTTTCGGCCTGCGGTCAATGATACGTTCGTGATCCTGAGAAACGACGGCACTGACGCGATCAACGGCACGTTTCTCGGTATTCCGGAGGGATCTGTTTTCTCGGGCCCACTGAATACGGCGTTTCAGATAACGTATCTCGGCGGTGACGGCAATGATATCAGTATCAAGCGCGTTGCTCGGGCGCCATTCGACATGGACGGCGACGGTATGACCGATATTTCCGTGTTTCGGCCATCGACGGGCACATGGTACGCGACGCTAAGCTCGAACAGTTTGGTCACGACGAATCCGTTCGGCCAAGCGAATGACAAGATAGCACCGGCCGATTTCGACGGTGACAACAAGACCGATATCGCGGTCTTTCGGCCGTCCAACGGCCACTGGTATATTCTGCGCAGTTCGGACCAGACGTTCACGATATCGCAATGGGGAGCCAACGGCGATCTGCCCGTCCCGAACGATTTTGATGGCGACGGCCGAGCGGACCTTGGCGTCTTCAGGCCGTCAAACGGGACATGGTACCAGATGCGCAGTCTGCTTAGCGATGTGTATCAGGAACAGTTTGGTCAGGATGGCGACGTACCGCTGATGGGTGATTTTGATGGCGACGGAATCGGTGATATCTCGATATTTCGCGGCGGAGTCTGGTATGTCTCGCGAAGTTCGGATGGCGAATACTCGATCACTCAATGGGGCCTCGCTACCGACCGGCCCGTTGCCGCGGACTATGACGGCGATGGAGCGTCCGACCTGGCCGTTTACCGCGACGGTTACTGGTATATTCTCGGCTCGACGCAGGGATTTGTCGCTTACAATTTCGGCCTGGCAACCGATCGGCCCGTGCCAGGCGATTATGACGGCGACGGCCGGGCTGATGTTGCGGTTTACAGGGACGGCGCGTGGTACCTGCTCAGATCAACGGCCGGCTTCGCGAGCTCGTTCTTTGGCAACGCAACCGATCGGCCCGTGCCGGCTGCTTTCAACTAA
- a CDS encoding inositol monophosphatase, whose amino-acid sequence MLNFAIETARDAGRLLLEKFGRRIAISKKGDINLVTEADLASEELIIDRIRSYYPKHSILAEESGEAAAAGGDTAWKWIIDPLDGTTNYAHGYPCWCVTLALEHNGEIVIGVTYDPTRDELFSAERGRGASLNNQPIRVSATGSLGDALIVTGFPYDIKRRDDFARHLTEFLLNSRGIRRDGSAAIDMAYVACGRFDGFWEEGLNPWDMAAGVLLIEEAGGQVSYYDGSRHSIYHPPICASNGLIHSQMLAVLS is encoded by the coding sequence ATGCTCAACTTTGCGATCGAGACTGCCCGCGACGCCGGACGATTGTTACTCGAGAAGTTTGGCCGCAGGATCGCCATTTCGAAAAAGGGCGACATTAACCTCGTTACGGAGGCTGACCTCGCGAGCGAGGAATTGATCATCGACCGCATCAGGTCTTATTATCCAAAACACTCTATCCTCGCAGAAGAATCGGGCGAAGCGGCCGCAGCCGGAGGAGACACGGCGTGGAAGTGGATCATCGACCCGCTCGACGGAACGACAAATTACGCCCATGGATATCCGTGCTGGTGCGTTACGCTCGCCCTCGAACATAACGGCGAGATCGTGATAGGCGTGACCTATGATCCGACACGCGACGAGCTTTTCTCAGCCGAGCGCGGCCGGGGTGCGAGCCTCAACAACCAACCAATTCGCGTCTCCGCAACCGGATCGCTAGGCGACGCACTGATCGTGACTGGATTTCCCTACGACATCAAGCGTCGCGACGATTTTGCAAGGCATTTGACCGAATTTCTGCTAAATTCTCGCGGTATCCGGCGTGATGGTTCGGCGGCGATCGATATGGCATATGTCGCGTGCGGTCGCTTTGACGGTTTTTGGGAAGAGGGCCTTAATCCGTGGGACATGGCCGCGGGTGTGCTGCTGATCGAGGAAGCAGGTGGCCAGGTCAGCTATTACGACGGCTCGCGGCACAGCATCTACCATCCGCCGATCTGTGCCAGCAACGGACTCATCCACTCGCAAATGCTCGCGGTCCTTAGTTGA
- a CDS encoding bifunctional folylpolyglutamate synthase/dihydrofolate synthase, whose translation MNFREAESYLLSLGNEVETMKLGLDNVRRLLTELGDPQNNYLKVQIAGTNGKGSVCVFLRSICLEAGIKAGVYTSPHLISITERINIGGVDIGEEDFARLATRVRETSEKLSANNEIDNTPTFFEQVTAIALLAFAEANVQLAILETGLGGRLDATTAASAEIAAITRIDIDHQEHLGETIEEIAAEKAAIIHPKTHFLAIAEQSSEPNNVILDRCREVGVKPYFTDFVEIRETKTSLCFQTDLTDYEVDRLGLAGRHQIGNAKVAILVAEELVPRFNILRADIILGLKNASHPGRLEHIGNILLDGAHNVGGAKALAAYLSEFELGPITLVFGAMNDKNVAEMLLILAPFAENFVLTQSSNARALSCDELLAQMPSDITPVRISKANTVAEALDRAREITSGDGVVLVAGSLYLVGEARRILIEQSEI comes from the coding sequence GTGAATTTTCGCGAGGCCGAAAGTTATCTCCTTTCATTAGGCAACGAGGTCGAGACAATGAAACTCGGCCTCGATAACGTCCGGCGCCTGCTCACCGAGCTCGGCGACCCGCAGAACAACTACCTAAAAGTCCAGATCGCCGGGACCAACGGCAAGGGCTCGGTCTGCGTTTTCCTTCGCTCTATCTGCCTCGAAGCGGGCATCAAGGCGGGCGTCTACACCTCGCCACACCTTATCTCTATCACCGAACGCATTAACATCGGCGGCGTTGACATCGGCGAGGAGGATTTTGCCAGACTCGCCACGCGCGTCCGCGAAACGTCCGAAAAACTATCGGCAAATAATGAGATCGACAACACTCCAACATTCTTCGAACAGGTCACCGCCATCGCTCTACTCGCCTTCGCCGAGGCAAACGTCCAACTTGCCATCCTCGAAACCGGCCTCGGCGGCCGGCTGGATGCGACAACCGCTGCAAGTGCTGAGATCGCCGCCATCACGCGCATCGATATCGATCATCAGGAGCATCTTGGTGAAACGATCGAGGAGATAGCGGCTGAAAAAGCCGCGATCATTCACCCCAAAACGCACTTTCTCGCCATCGCCGAGCAGTCGAGCGAACCAAACAATGTGATTCTCGACCGCTGTCGCGAGGTCGGTGTTAAGCCTTATTTCACCGACTTTGTCGAGATCCGCGAGACTAAGACCTCACTGTGTTTTCAGACCGATCTTACCGATTACGAGGTCGATCGGCTTGGTCTCGCCGGACGGCACCAGATCGGGAATGCGAAAGTGGCGATTTTGGTCGCCGAGGAACTGGTGCCTAGGTTCAACATTCTGCGAGCCGACATTATTCTCGGCCTCAAAAACGCATCGCATCCCGGCCGACTCGAACACATTGGCAATATTCTTCTTGACGGTGCCCATAACGTCGGCGGAGCAAAAGCTCTTGCTGCCTATCTCTCAGAATTTGAACTGGGTCCGATCACGCTCGTCTTCGGCGCGATGAATGATAAGAACGTCGCTGAGATGCTGTTGATCCTGGCTCCTTTTGCTGAAAACTTCGTCCTGACCCAGTCGTCAAATGCGCGTGCGTTGTCGTGCGATGAACTTCTCGCCCAAATGCCTTCCGATATCACGCCGGTGCGCATCTCGAAGGCCAACACGGTTGCAGAGGCCTTGGATCGAGCGCGCGAGATCACCTCCGGCGACGGCGTTGTCCTGGTTGCCGGCTCGCTCTATCTCGTCGGCGAGGCCCGGCGAATCTTGATCGAGCAATCTGAAATTTGA
- a CDS encoding DinB family protein, producing MLTQILSELYERDLNKLKEEISAYADEADLWKKPGDTPNSAGNLCLHLNGNLQHFFGAVIGGTDYVRDRDAEFSTTGVPRDTMLADIDTTRAVVKDTLAKLTHDDLAENFPIEVFGHPMTTGWFLTHLSTHLTWHLGQISYHRRML from the coding sequence ATGCTTACACAAATTCTTAGTGAACTCTACGAACGCGACCTCAACAAGCTGAAGGAGGAGATATCGGCATACGCCGACGAGGCTGACCTCTGGAAAAAGCCCGGCGACACACCGAATTCCGCAGGCAATCTCTGTCTCCATCTGAACGGCAACCTGCAGCATTTTTTCGGCGCTGTGATCGGCGGAACAGACTACGTCCGGGACCGCGACGCTGAATTCTCGACAACGGGTGTTCCGCGCGATACGATGCTCGCCGACATCGATACGACGCGAGCGGTCGTCAAGGATACGCTCGCAAAACTGACCCATGACGACCTTGCCGAAAACTTCCCCATCGAGGTATTCGGCCACCCGATGACGACCGGCTGGTTCCTAACGCATCTCAGCACTCACCTTACCTGGCACCTCGGTCAGATCAGCTATCACCGGCGGATGCTGTGA
- the aqpZ gene encoding aquaporin Z codes for MPLTKRLSAEFLGTLWLVLGGCGTAVLAGSQAGNVGIALAFGLTVLTGAYALGHISGAHFNPAVTLGFWAGKRFPANEILPYVVAQVLGGLAGAGILYIIASGKAGFSLTTGFASNGFGDHSPGKYEALAAFVSEVVMTFFFVVVILGATHKRKMSRFAPLAIGLCLTLIHLISIPVTNTSVNPARSTGPAVFAQGWALNQLWMFWVAPLLGALLAGFLYDWLGSKDVAAPAAEVKEEAAGDEKAEDDS; via the coding sequence ATGCCTTTAACAAAAAGGTTGTCGGCTGAGTTTTTAGGTACGTTATGGCTCGTTCTCGGCGGATGCGGCACAGCGGTGCTCGCGGGGTCGCAGGCCGGGAATGTCGGCATTGCTCTGGCGTTTGGCCTTACGGTTTTGACCGGTGCATATGCACTCGGGCATATTTCAGGGGCCCATTTCAATCCCGCGGTCACGCTCGGATTCTGGGCCGGTAAGCGGTTTCCTGCCAACGAGATACTACCGTATGTTGTCGCGCAGGTGCTTGGCGGGCTTGCAGGTGCCGGTATCCTGTATATCATAGCAAGCGGCAAGGCGGGCTTCTCGCTGACGACCGGCTTTGCGTCCAACGGGTTTGGCGATCATTCGCCCGGCAAGTATGAGGCTCTGGCGGCATTTGTCTCAGAGGTCGTGATGACGTTCTTTTTTGTCGTCGTTATTCTCGGGGCGACGCACAAGCGGAAAATGTCGCGCTTTGCTCCGCTTGCTATTGGCCTGTGTCTCACATTGATCCACCTGATCTCGATCCCCGTCACCAATACGTCGGTCAATCCGGCCCGCAGCACGGGCCCGGCGGTGTTTGCACAGGGATGGGCATTGAACCAGTTGTGGATGTTCTGGGTGGCTCCGCTGTTGGGGGCCCTATTGGCCGGCTTCCTGTATGATTGGCTCGGCAGTAAGGACGTCGCCGCTCCGGCTGCCGAAGTGAAGGAAGAAGCCGCGGGTGACGAGAAGGCCGAGGACGATTCCTAG
- a CDS encoding zf-TFIIB domain-containing protein, which produces MAIDLEARGDALENEYFRRKEQELIAKMKAKLQEDEAKSLEISCPKCDGTLIETDFDNIKIDVCDKCSGVWLDAGELTHIAGKEDETGWFGKLFK; this is translated from the coding sequence ATGGCAATTGATCTTGAAGCAAGAGGCGATGCGTTGGAAAACGAGTATTTTCGCCGTAAGGAACAGGAACTGATCGCAAAAATGAAAGCGAAGCTCCAGGAGGACGAGGCTAAGAGCCTGGAGATATCGTGCCCGAAATGCGATGGCACACTGATCGAAACGGATTTCGATAACATCAAGATCGACGTCTGTGACAAATGTTCGGGCGTCTGGCTGGATGCTGGCGAGTTGACCCACATTGCGGGAAAGGAAGATGAGACCGGTTGGTTCGGGAAACTCTTTAAGTAA